A genome region from Flavobacterium sp. CFS9 includes the following:
- a CDS encoding asparaginase produces the protein MSSKPKILLIYTGGTIGMSKDFETGALKAFNFGKLLQKIPEIKQLDCDIETVSFEDPIDSSNMNPQEWTKIATIIEENYSAYDGFVVLHGSDTMSYSASALSFMLENLAKPVVFTGSQLPIGDLRTDAKENLITAIQIASLQENGKPVITEVCLYFEYKLYRGNRTSKVNAEHFRAFTAPNYPELVESGVHLKLNTHLFLPVKTDAKLIVHKEMDNHVAIIKMFPGMSEVVLASILAIKDLRGIVLETYGSGNAPTEDWFLNLIEKAIQSGLHVVNVTQCSGGSVNMGQYETSTALKSLGVISGKDITTEAAITKLMYLLGQNIPQTEFKAIFETALRGEISL, from the coding sequence AAAAATATTACTAATCTATACCGGTGGAACCATTGGTATGAGCAAAGATTTCGAGACAGGCGCGCTCAAAGCGTTTAACTTTGGTAAGTTATTACAAAAGATACCTGAAATCAAACAATTAGACTGCGATATTGAAACGGTATCCTTTGAAGACCCGATTGATTCCTCGAATATGAATCCTCAGGAGTGGACAAAAATTGCCACTATTATTGAGGAAAATTATAGTGCTTACGACGGGTTTGTGGTATTACATGGTTCAGATACCATGTCGTATTCTGCTTCGGCATTGAGTTTTATGTTAGAGAATTTGGCAAAACCGGTAGTGTTTACAGGTTCCCAGCTTCCGATAGGAGACTTGCGTACCGATGCAAAAGAAAACCTGATTACAGCCATTCAGATTGCTTCACTTCAGGAAAATGGAAAACCGGTAATCACGGAGGTCTGTTTGTATTTTGAATATAAACTGTACCGCGGTAACCGAACTTCAAAAGTAAATGCAGAACATTTCAGAGCATTTACAGCACCAAACTACCCGGAATTAGTAGAGTCGGGAGTTCATTTAAAACTGAACACCCATTTGTTTCTTCCTGTAAAGACAGACGCGAAACTAATCGTTCATAAAGAAATGGACAATCATGTCGCGATTATCAAAATGTTCCCCGGAATGAGCGAAGTGGTTTTAGCTTCAATTCTTGCTATTAAAGATCTAAGGGGAATTGTTTTGGAAACTTATGGTTCCGGTAATGCGCCAACAGAAGACTGGTTTTTGAATTTGATTGAGAAAGCAATTCAGTCCGGATTGCACGTAGTCAATGTGACGCAATGTTCAGGCGGAAGTGTCAATATGGGACAATACGAAACCAGTACGGCTTTAAAATCTCTTGGAGTTATCTCCGGAAAAGATATTACTACCGAAGCAGCTATTACAAAATTAATGTATCTGCTGGGACAAAATATTCCTCAAACTGAATTTAAGGCAATTTTCGAAACGGCTTTACGCGGGGAGATTTCGTTGTAA
- a CDS encoding MFS transporter — translation MFKALKSKNFKLFFYGQSVSVIGTWLQKTAVSWMIYSVTGSVFLLGLATFLSMIPSLFLAPLAGSIIGRYDRHRAMILLQSLAMLQTGALALLIYLKIYNINFILALSLIQGIINSFDMTCRQTMMIDIVDNKEDLPNAVALNSTLNNFARIAGPALAGIILHNYGEDICFIGNFLSYIPVLISLLMMKITPHIKATEKMKMVDDFLEGLDYIKKESEMAKMLLMLMCSSLFVISFNTLMPVFAKDIFSGNAQTFSWFESAAGIGSILSAIYLANLKKADNMGKIMIAASLLLGFSIIILAYSNSLTVALICMALSGLGMMAQTSSINIYVQTQSPVHLRSRSISYYLMAYQGMIPVGSLIIGYVSHIIGTRETVAIQGIICILSVIVYVYYKKQSSEEEFGTCEVRYKN, via the coding sequence ATGTTTAAAGCGTTAAAATCAAAAAACTTCAAGTTGTTCTTTTACGGACAATCTGTTTCTGTAATTGGAACCTGGCTTCAAAAAACAGCTGTAAGCTGGATGATTTACAGCGTTACGGGTTCGGTTTTCTTACTGGGATTAGCGACATTTTTAAGCATGATCCCGTCCTTGTTTCTGGCTCCCTTGGCCGGAAGTATTATTGGCCGTTACGACAGACACCGCGCTATGATTCTATTGCAATCTTTGGCTATGCTTCAGACTGGTGCTTTGGCACTGTTAATTTATCTGAAAATATACAACATCAACTTTATTCTGGCCTTGAGTTTAATTCAGGGAATCATCAATTCTTTTGACATGACTTGCCGACAAACGATGATGATTGATATTGTTGACAATAAAGAGGACTTACCCAATGCAGTAGCCTTAAACTCTACGCTGAATAATTTCGCCCGAATTGCCGGACCTGCCTTAGCCGGAATTATTCTGCACAATTACGGTGAGGACATTTGTTTTATTGGAAACTTCTTAAGCTACATTCCGGTTCTGATTTCTTTATTGATGATGAAAATCACACCTCATATTAAAGCAACCGAAAAAATGAAAATGGTAGACGATTTTTTGGAAGGTCTGGATTATATTAAAAAAGAAAGCGAAATGGCCAAAATGCTTCTGATGTTAATGTGCAGCAGCTTGTTTGTTATTTCGTTCAACACTTTAATGCCTGTTTTTGCCAAGGATATTTTTAGCGGAAATGCGCAGACTTTCAGCTGGTTTGAGAGCGCTGCCGGAATTGGTTCGATACTGTCTGCTATTTATCTGGCTAATCTTAAAAAAGCGGACAATATGGGCAAAATAATGATCGCTGCGAGCTTATTATTAGGCTTTAGTATTATCATACTGGCTTATTCAAATAGTCTGACTGTGGCACTTATTTGCATGGCTCTGAGCGGCCTGGGAATGATGGCACAAACCTCGTCTATAAACATTTACGTTCAGACACAAAGTCCTGTGCACCTGCGTTCGAGAAGTATTAGTTACTATCTGATGGCCTATCAGGGAATGATTCCTGTGGGAAGTTTGATTATCGGATATGTTTCGCACATTATCGGGACCCGAGAAACTGTGGCCATTCAGGGTATTATTTGCATACTCTCCGTAATTGTTTATGTGTACTACAAAAAACAGAGTTCTGAAGAAGAGTTTGGAACTTGTGAGGTTCGCTACAAAAATTGA
- a CDS encoding LysR substrate-binding domain-containing protein yields the protein MEIYQLEYFIKTAEVLHFTKAAELCFVTQSGLSQQIKKLEEELEMPLFKRIGKKVQLTEAGAVFLIHAKKVIENVENGKQAIEDLNEMIGGELRIGVTYIFGLLILPVINTFAKQYPNLKIVVEYGTTEALEQKLLTNELDLVLVISSHEINIPVEKVPLFTSQMVLVVSKTHSLATLDKIVFKKIEEIPLVLPGKGSNSREFVEELFAKNKMRPKISIELNSIHALLQMVQDSDWATIVAEKALKGWDDLKAIQITGVPTKRESFMLTLGGYQKKAVKLFMEEFRKSM from the coding sequence ATGGAAATTTATCAATTGGAATATTTTATAAAAACTGCTGAGGTACTTCATTTTACCAAAGCGGCCGAGTTGTGTTTTGTAACCCAATCGGGCTTATCACAGCAAATAAAAAAACTTGAAGAAGAACTCGAAATGCCTTTGTTTAAAAGGATCGGTAAAAAAGTACAGCTTACCGAAGCCGGCGCTGTTTTCCTGATTCACGCCAAAAAAGTTATCGAAAATGTAGAAAACGGAAAACAGGCTATTGAAGATTTAAACGAAATGATTGGCGGTGAACTGCGAATTGGTGTAACCTATATCTTCGGCCTTTTAATTCTGCCCGTTATCAATACGTTCGCAAAACAATACCCCAATCTAAAAATTGTAGTTGAATACGGTACAACAGAAGCTTTAGAACAAAAATTATTAACGAATGAATTAGACCTAGTTTTGGTGATTTCGTCACATGAAATAAATATTCCCGTTGAGAAAGTTCCTTTGTTTACTTCACAAATGGTATTGGTGGTTTCAAAAACACATTCTTTGGCAACTTTAGACAAAATTGTGTTTAAGAAAATTGAAGAAATTCCGCTTGTTTTACCGGGAAAAGGGTCGAATTCGAGAGAATTTGTGGAAGAACTATTTGCTAAAAACAAAATGAGACCCAAGATTTCCATCGAATTAAACTCGATTCATGCCTTACTGCAAATGGTGCAGGACAGTGACTGGGCTACTATAGTTGCCGAGAAAGCCCTAAAAGGCTGGGACGACCTGAAAGCGATTCAGATTACGGGAGTTCCAACAAAAAGAGAATCGTTTATGCTGACCCTTGGAGGCTACCAAAAAAAGGCCGTAAAACTGTTTATGGAAGAATTTAGAAAAAGTATGTAA
- a CDS encoding T9SS type A sorting domain-containing protein gives MKKLLLFILLSNSISIFPQINFSTEQIFVDERNTATNISNSFSADLNNDGFKELITNTKDNTLVWYKNVNGNLLHEQKKIVDNTLYLKCIYAADIDNDNLNDIITVDYFLDKITWYKNLGNEKFSKEIIIASIDNPQSVEVADLNKDGLNDIVVGSLNKDGVVFYLNKGNGVFTEGKKISTSVYGFEKVKIIDLNNDGFLDIMSLSEDNTIFLNKNTGNGSFEPPVYVAYIADYGSFDFMDINMDGFLDLISFNASNKLSYYISQKGNKFDPPTVIDNEESNFTKLCVRDMDNDGYPDIITSKSSILGWYKNNTDKTFTFQTVSNNTIKFIKDLIADDFNKDSLPEIVCLSTLKTEYSEREKLSYYSYNPSTLLYDETIIRTPLGAISSIRIGDLNNDGLNDIVTGSSIVMWNKNLGNGNFSSPYLLPTDITSTLSSEIELADMNGDGWLDIIASTQYKFEIYKNNGNEKFTSVYSIPLLSFRDIEIADFNKDGKPDICFTNPYQKGTNFGIIKNLGDFNFENVNQISFPTNYRFKPNRIKSGDIDNDGDIDIVVSSAETSSIQILKNDGQGNFTINTELTSISTNPIELADIDNDGYLDIISADSYSYSPRNVYWIKNDKGIFDPNSTIKTIDNQQSLQSITCGDLDGDGNIEVIGVSYEYYAPYDEKLIAYSFQKNAFQKTIIHNLGNASSLSRDVTLGDLNKDHKLDIATSYYFIGKASFFINTSTLSIEDVTDSNNNEIRIYPNPTSDKISWDSDVNYDITIYDQSGKTVFNKKNYSTSSLDLNFLNTGIYIMKFKNDNQSITKKIIKK, from the coding sequence ATGAAAAAACTATTACTTTTTATACTTTTATCAAACTCCATATCCATTTTTCCCCAAATTAATTTCTCTACAGAGCAAATTTTTGTAGATGAAAGAAATACTGCAACTAATATCTCAAATTCTTTTAGTGCAGACTTAAATAACGATGGTTTCAAAGAACTAATTACAAACACAAAGGATAATACTCTTGTTTGGTATAAAAATGTAAACGGGAATTTACTACATGAACAAAAAAAAATCGTTGACAATACTCTTTACTTAAAATGTATTTATGCAGCAGATATTGATAATGACAACTTAAATGATATAATAACAGTTGATTATTTCCTAGATAAAATTACATGGTATAAAAATTTAGGCAATGAAAAATTTTCTAAAGAAATAATTATCGCATCCATAGATAACCCACAATCTGTGGAGGTGGCTGATTTAAATAAAGACGGCCTCAATGATATTGTTGTTGGTTCATTAAATAAAGATGGAGTAGTTTTTTATCTCAATAAAGGAAATGGCGTCTTTACTGAAGGAAAAAAAATTAGCACTTCAGTATATGGCTTTGAAAAAGTAAAAATAATTGATCTTAATAATGATGGCTTTTTAGACATAATGTCTCTAAGTGAAGATAACACAATATTTTTGAATAAAAATACGGGAAATGGCTCTTTTGAACCTCCTGTGTATGTTGCATACATAGCTGATTATGGCAGTTTTGATTTTATGGATATAAATATGGATGGTTTTTTAGATCTTATCTCTTTTAATGCTAGTAACAAACTATCGTACTATATTAGTCAAAAAGGAAACAAATTCGATCCTCCTACTGTTATTGATAATGAGGAAAGTAATTTTACTAAATTATGTGTTCGAGACATGGATAATGATGGCTATCCTGATATCATTACTTCAAAATCATCAATTCTAGGATGGTACAAGAATAACACTGACAAAACTTTTACTTTTCAAACAGTAAGCAACAATACTATAAAATTTATAAAAGATCTAATTGCTGACGACTTTAATAAAGATTCGCTTCCGGAAATAGTATGTCTCTCTACTTTAAAAACTGAATATTCTGAAAGAGAAAAACTTTCATATTACTCTTATAACCCATCTACTTTGTTATATGATGAGACTATTATCAGAACTCCATTAGGTGCGATTTCTTCTATTAGAATTGGAGATCTAAATAATGATGGGCTTAATGATATTGTTACTGGATCTAGTATTGTCATGTGGAATAAAAATTTAGGAAATGGAAATTTTTCTTCTCCATATCTACTCCCTACTGATATTACATCAACTCTTAGCTCCGAAATTGAACTCGCAGACATGAATGGTGATGGCTGGCTTGATATTATAGCCTCCACTCAATATAAGTTTGAAATCTACAAGAATAATGGCAATGAAAAATTCACGTCAGTTTACAGCATCCCTCTTCTTTCTTTTCGAGATATAGAAATAGCTGATTTCAATAAAGACGGAAAACCGGATATATGTTTTACAAATCCATATCAAAAAGGGACTAATTTTGGTATAATTAAAAATTTGGGAGATTTTAATTTCGAAAATGTAAATCAAATTAGCTTTCCTACAAATTATAGATTTAAACCAAATAGAATAAAAAGTGGAGATATTGATAATGATGGAGATATTGACATTGTTGTTAGTTCAGCAGAAACTTCTTCAATTCAAATACTAAAAAATGATGGACAAGGAAATTTCACTATAAATACGGAGCTAACCAGTATCTCAACTAACCCAATTGAATTAGCAGATATTGATAATGATGGCTACCTTGATATAATTTCCGCAGACTCTTATTCCTATTCTCCTCGTAACGTGTATTGGATAAAAAACGACAAAGGAATATTTGATCCAAATTCAACAATAAAAACTATTGACAACCAACAGAGCTTACAATCTATTACTTGTGGTGATCTTGATGGCGATGGAAATATAGAAGTCATAGGTGTGTCTTATGAATATTATGCTCCATATGATGAAAAATTAATTGCTTATTCTTTTCAAAAAAATGCTTTTCAAAAAACCATAATACATAATTTAGGAAATGCAAGTAGTTTGAGTCGAGATGTTACGTTAGGGGACTTAAATAAGGACCATAAATTAGATATTGCAACGAGCTATTACTTTATAGGTAAAGCTAGTTTTTTCATAAATACTTCAACATTAAGCATAGAAGATGTAACCGATTCTAACAATAATGAAATACGTATTTACCCAAATCCCACATCGGATAAGATTTCATGGGACTCCGATGTAAATTATGACATTACAATTTATGACCAATCAGGCAAAACTGTTTTCAACAAAAAAAATTATTCAACTTCATCATTAGATTTAAATTTTTTAAATACTGGTATATATATAATGAAATTTAAAAACGATAACCAAAGCATAACCAAAAAAATTATAAAGAAATAA
- a CDS encoding helix-turn-helix domain-containing protein produces the protein MSIAEKPYHIGRKISRIRELKDMKQEALAQALGISQQSVSTIENSETIDEEKLKEVAKVLGVTVEAIKNFSEEAVFNYFNNIYDNDFSHSNGAIQSNNCSFNPLDKVVELYERLVQAEKDKNEYLEKLLNKK, from the coding sequence ATGAGCATAGCAGAAAAACCATATCATATAGGGCGAAAAATAAGTCGTATTCGTGAACTGAAAGACATGAAACAAGAAGCATTGGCACAGGCTTTAGGTATATCTCAACAATCTGTTTCTACTATAGAAAACAGCGAAACCATAGATGAAGAAAAACTAAAAGAAGTGGCAAAAGTTCTTGGAGTTACGGTTGAAGCCATTAAAAACTTTTCAGAAGAAGCCGTTTTTAATTATTTTAATAATATTTATGATAATGACTTTAGCCATAGTAACGGAGCCATTCAATCAAATAATTGCTCATTCAATCCTCTTGATAAAGTTGTAGAACTTTACGAACGTTTAGTGCAGGCTGAGAAGGATAAAAATGAATATTTGGAGAAGTTATTGAACAAGAAATAA
- a CDS encoding S-adenosylmethionine decarboxylase family protein: protein MDLPPYSPGLHKLVTLHVDETQKLTNSKGFVDATNMILEKYGLEKVGVVVHNFDNDSFTISFCLKESHICIHTWPEYNQLTLDVYLCNYLQDNSQKVKDVMADYISYFEGRIIKDFEINR from the coding sequence ATGGATTTACCTCCTTACTCACCAGGATTGCATAAACTGGTTACTTTACATGTCGATGAAACTCAGAAACTAACCAATAGTAAGGGCTTTGTTGATGCGACCAATATGATTTTAGAAAAATATGGACTGGAAAAGGTAGGGGTGGTTGTACATAATTTCGACAACGATAGTTTTACAATTTCATTCTGCTTAAAAGAATCTCATATCTGCATACATACCTGGCCCGAATACAATCAACTTACATTGGATGTTTATCTGTGTAACTATCTTCAGGATAATTCACAGAAAGTTAAAGATGTTATGGCGGATTATATTAGCTATTTTGAAGGAAGAATTATTAAAGATTTTGAAATCAATCGATAG
- a CDS encoding DUF4178 domain-containing protein, whose amino-acid sequence MKITCYNCNTETELRVGFDVVNFVCPNCQSLYTRDDEGQFRRRSQYKTTLNDFPLAIGDVGFLKGSEYKVTGILVKKVHPDYRWTEFILENHENECIYLSVSNGHWILLTEMEEVFEVKKHPLVLEHNDKDYNIFEYSDAAIINAQGFFDFELPQNKNIHLVEYIRPPYMISVERMNGVETAFYGEYIKKEEIKKAFKNVVLPYKFGVNMIQPSRFNLNNTAIIFCCIAALLIATNWFIYKDQFKQKVFSKSIKFTEFNNKEITSDAFILNGGSAPLTITVATDVDNSWANLNVALVDEMTNDEIYANKDIEFYHGYSDGESWTEGDNMEKFNICGVKAGRYHLLITPMKAPEDVNNSEMRVNVVWNEPSNRNVWMVVIGMIVIYLIIWFFTYNFEKERWADSSYSRYDE is encoded by the coding sequence ATGAAAATTACTTGTTACAATTGTAATACAGAAACTGAATTAAGAGTTGGTTTTGATGTTGTGAATTTTGTATGTCCCAATTGTCAGAGTTTGTATACTCGTGATGATGAAGGGCAGTTTCGCAGAAGATCTCAGTATAAAACCACACTTAATGATTTTCCGTTGGCTATTGGTGATGTTGGTTTTTTGAAAGGAAGCGAATATAAAGTCACAGGGATCTTGGTGAAAAAAGTTCATCCTGATTACAGATGGACAGAATTTATATTGGAGAATCACGAAAACGAGTGTATTTACCTTTCGGTTTCTAACGGACATTGGATTTTACTAACTGAAATGGAAGAGGTTTTTGAGGTAAAAAAACATCCTTTGGTTCTGGAGCATAATGACAAAGACTATAATATTTTCGAATATTCAGATGCTGCAATTATAAACGCTCAGGGGTTTTTCGATTTCGAATTGCCTCAGAATAAGAATATTCATTTAGTGGAGTATATAAGACCACCTTACATGATTTCTGTTGAAAGAATGAATGGAGTTGAAACAGCTTTTTATGGAGAATACATTAAAAAGGAAGAAATAAAAAAGGCTTTTAAAAATGTTGTACTGCCTTATAAGTTTGGTGTAAACATGATTCAGCCATCCCGGTTTAACCTTAATAATACAGCAATTATTTTTTGCTGTATTGCTGCATTGCTGATAGCAACCAATTGGTTTATCTATAAGGATCAATTTAAACAAAAGGTATTTTCCAAATCCATAAAATTTACTGAATTTAATAATAAAGAAATTACAAGTGATGCTTTTATTCTAAATGGCGGTTCGGCACCGCTGACTATTACAGTTGCTACAGATGTTGATAATTCCTGGGCAAATCTTAATGTTGCTTTAGTAGATGAAATGACCAATGATGAAATTTATGCCAATAAAGACATAGAATTTTATCACGGTTATTCTGATGGAGAATCATGGACAGAAGGGGACAATATGGAGAAGTTTAATATTTGCGGTGTTAAAGCAGGACGATATCATCTTTTGATAACCCCAATGAAAGCACCGGAAGATGTCAATAATAGTGAAATGCGTGTAAATGTAGTTTGGAACGAACCATCAAACAGAAATGTCTGGATGGTCGTTATTGGTATGATTGTCATTTACTTAATAATATGGTTTTTTACGTATAATTTTGAAAAAGAGAGATGGGCTGATAGTTCTTATTCTCGTTACGATGAATAA
- a CDS encoding DUF350 domain-containing protein, translating into MDLIHVQPVVNSVIFSFLGIIILLVAYLIIEKLTPENTWKEVGEKNNVAVAIVLAAFIIGISMIISAAIHG; encoded by the coding sequence ATGGATTTAATACATGTTCAACCAGTAGTTAATTCAGTTATTTTTTCTTTTTTAGGAATTATCATTTTACTGGTAGCTTATTTAATTATCGAAAAACTTACACCGGAAAACACCTGGAAAGAGGTAGGGGAGAAAAATAATGTTGCCGTTGCAATTGTTTTGGCCGCATTCATCATCGGGATTTCGATGATCATTAGTGCAGCGATTCATGGGTAA
- a CDS encoding polyamine aminopropyltransferase: MGKKFLRFEFLLLFAVFIIATCGLIYELVAGTLASYLLGDSVKQFSFIIGVYLFSMGIGSFFSKFFHKNLLNTFVEIEILVGLIGGLSSVVLFLLFESVESFQFILYLFVFVTGFLVGLEIPLLMNILKDKVEFKDLVSNVFTFDYIGALLASILFPLVLVPKLGIMGTSLFFGMINVSIAIVLCFLLKKELKKPYFLKVKAIFSFGVLLTVFIFSDVILSYSEGKLYGENIIYTNTTPYQRIVLTHNKSDYRLYLNNNLQFSSVDEYRYHEALVHPAMSMAKVVKNVLVLGGGDGLAVREILKYKEVQKVTLVDLDEGMTRLFKTNKVLTKFNQNSLNNPKVTVINTDAYIWAKSCQEKFDVAIIDFPDPSNYSLGKLYSLNFYQTIKGILKPNAAVVIQTTSPYFAPKSFWCINKTVMQVFPQVDAYHAYVPSFGEWGYTIAINGFGSGFNEVHRKSPGLKFYNYQFDRFNYFTNDMISNEIEINRLDNQILVRYFDEEWGKLQ; encoded by the coding sequence ATGGGTAAAAAGTTTCTAAGGTTTGAATTTCTTTTGCTGTTTGCCGTATTTATTATTGCGACCTGCGGGCTTATCTATGAGCTAGTTGCAGGAACGTTAGCAAGTTATTTATTAGGCGACTCCGTAAAACAATTTTCATTTATTATTGGAGTTTACCTGTTTTCGATGGGTATTGGCTCCTTTTTTTCAAAGTTTTTTCACAAAAACCTGCTCAATACATTTGTCGAGATCGAGATTTTGGTGGGTTTAATAGGCGGATTAAGTTCCGTTGTTTTATTTCTTTTGTTCGAAAGCGTCGAGTCTTTTCAGTTCATACTATACCTGTTTGTTTTTGTAACGGGCTTTTTGGTCGGATTAGAGATTCCGCTTCTGATGAACATTTTAAAAGACAAAGTCGAATTTAAGGACTTGGTTTCTAATGTCTTTACATTCGATTATATCGGGGCATTATTGGCGTCAATACTTTTTCCTTTGGTTTTAGTTCCGAAATTAGGGATAATGGGAACTTCACTTTTCTTCGGAATGATCAACGTTAGTATCGCCATAGTGTTGTGTTTTTTGCTTAAAAAAGAACTGAAAAAGCCTTATTTTTTAAAAGTAAAAGCTATTTTTTCATTCGGTGTTCTGCTTACGGTTTTTATCTTTTCCGATGTAATCCTATCTTATTCAGAAGGGAAACTATATGGTGAAAACATAATTTATACCAACACAACTCCGTATCAGCGTATTGTTCTAACACATAATAAAAGCGATTACAGACTATATTTAAACAACAATCTTCAGTTTAGTTCTGTAGACGAATATCGTTATCATGAAGCCTTAGTTCATCCGGCAATGTCAATGGCAAAAGTGGTAAAAAATGTTCTGGTTTTAGGAGGAGGTGATGGATTGGCAGTTCGGGAAATTCTGAAATACAAAGAGGTTCAAAAAGTAACTTTAGTCGATCTGGACGAAGGGATGACCAGACTTTTTAAAACTAATAAAGTATTGACGAAGTTCAATCAAAATTCATTAAACAATCCGAAAGTTACAGTTATAAATACGGATGCTTATATCTGGGCAAAAAGTTGTCAGGAGAAGTTTGACGTTGCGATTATAGATTTCCCCGATCCGTCAAATTATAGCTTAGGAAAGTTATATTCTTTGAATTTTTATCAAACTATAAAAGGAATTTTAAAACCCAATGCGGCAGTTGTCATTCAGACGACTTCACCCTATTTTGCGCCTAAGTCATTCTGGTGTATCAATAAAACAGTAATGCAGGTTTTTCCTCAGGTAGATGCTTATCATGCCTACGTTCCTTCGTTTGGAGAATGGGGTTATACCATTGCAATCAATGGTTTTGGATCCGGTTTTAACGAAGTGCATAGAAAAAGTCCGGGATTGAAATTTTACAATTATCAGTTTGACAGATTTAATTATTTTACCAACGATATGATTTCAAATGAAATAGAAATTAATCGTTTGGATAACCAGATTTTAGTACGCTATTTTGATGAAGAATGGGGAAAATTGCAATAA